From one Verrucomicrobiota bacterium genomic stretch:
- a CDS encoding prepilin-type N-terminal cleavage/methylation domain-containing protein, translated as MTKRGFSLLEVVLAIGLLGSVLVVLLGYMVDSAKNTRNTAEKILLQNAQRNFENYFLVARKPLMSEGETLYYGRRGDCWQLNAQSVNFDGEVFLLKHMKTEQSKNIAFITYGLLPWSAGNRKTVNSHPTEIVQAVAVSDLEN; from the coding sequence ATGACGAAACGCGGATTTTCACTGCTTGAGGTTGTTTTGGCAATTGGGCTATTAGGGAGTGTTCTGGTTGTTCTGCTTGGTTATATGGTCGATTCGGCCAAAAATACACGGAATACTGCGGAAAAGATTTTGTTGCAAAATGCACAAAGAAATTTCGAAAATTACTTTCTTGTCGCCCGTAAGCCACTAATGTCAGAGGGAGAAACTTTATATTATGGCCGTCGCGGAGACTGTTGGCAACTCAACGCCCAGTCTGTAAACTTCGATGGAGAAGTTTTTCTGCTCAAACACATGAAGACAGAGCAATCGAAAAATATTGCGTTCATAACTTATGGACTGCTGCCGTGGAGTGCAGGCAATAGAAAGACCGTCAATAGTCATCCAACCGAAATCGTTCAGGCTGTTGCGGTATCGGATCTGGAAAATTGA
- a CDS encoding calcium/sodium antiporter, whose product MWFSFAKVRKAVSIGFSSGMWWSCFEVLLGFVLLFYGGGRVCRSASALAVALGVSRFVIGMTLVALSTSAPEFITSLLATIDHHPELVLGNVIGSNLLNIGCAAGLVALICPFSITSRVIEIEMPFLFGVTFVFALLILFSKANLMAGALSLLVGIIYLYRICKADVLETPEAVEAIKISVGSRLISFAVGILGLFLGAHWVVSGSLHMAQMLGWSDTWVGLTIVAFGTSLPEITTSLVAALRGYGSICTGNIVGSNIFNILFVAGTCACLCPLTTSQHCIRCLALPGLIFLTALLWRFFTTKREVSRFEGFLLLAIYLPILYGLHALEVASRENF is encoded by the coding sequence GTGTGGTTTTCGTTTGCCAAAGTACGTAAAGCCGTCAGCATCGGCTTTTCTTCGGGCATGTGGTGGAGTTGTTTTGAGGTTCTGCTCGGGTTTGTCCTGCTTTTTTACGGAGGTGGGCGCGTTTGTCGCAGCGCGTCGGCATTGGCTGTAGCATTGGGGGTAAGCCGCTTTGTGATTGGTATGACCCTAGTCGCGCTTTCGACTTCAGCTCCGGAGTTCATTACCTCGCTGTTAGCGACGATCGATCATCATCCAGAGCTTGTTTTAGGGAATGTTATTGGCAGCAATCTTCTCAACATCGGCTGTGCCGCGGGGTTGGTTGCGCTCATTTGTCCTTTTTCAATTACCTCACGCGTGATTGAGATTGAGATGCCATTTCTTTTCGGCGTCACCTTTGTCTTCGCGCTTCTTATATTGTTTTCAAAAGCCAATCTAATGGCGGGAGCTCTATCGCTATTGGTGGGTATCATCTATTTGTATCGCATCTGTAAGGCTGATGTTTTAGAAACACCGGAGGCCGTAGAGGCAATAAAAATTTCGGTAGGGTCCAGGCTCATATCGTTTGCCGTTGGGATTTTGGGTTTATTTTTAGGGGCACATTGGGTTGTTTCTGGTAGTCTCCATATGGCCCAAATGCTAGGGTGGAGCGATACTTGGGTTGGCTTGACAATTGTTGCGTTCGGAACGAGCCTTCCGGAGATCACGACCTCGCTTGTTGCAGCGCTTCGGGGGTACGGGTCAATTTGCACTGGAAACATCGTCGGATCGAATATTTTTAACATTCTTTTTGTCGCTGGTACCTGTGCGTGTCTTTGTCCGCTAACCACAAGTCAACACTGCATCCGCTGTCTCGCGCTTCCAGGTCTCATTTTCCTGACCGCGTTGTTATGGCGATTTTTTACGACAAAACGCGAGGTTTCGCGCTTTGAAGGTTTTTTGTTATTGGCGATCTATCTCCCTATCCTCTACGGCCTTCATGCACTTGAAGTGGCCTCAAGAGAAAATTTTTAA